The following are encoded in a window of Amycolatopsis solani genomic DNA:
- a CDS encoding class I adenylate-forming enzyme family protein, whose amino-acid sequence MSELSPDTPVELLTSRARQDPDRELVRFDDGTRLRIGDVDAGSRAVASRLGVVPGERVLTCVRPGRAAVELLFGLARRGAVEVPLALDVTLPAAAAIRHSTRASLLIAGTSALAANPALLTLAERVVLVREDDPGPPGHPFLDELPVTGAREHRPAPGDVLVVLSTSGTTGRAKAAELPHFAAVRHARRVAATMGYGPGDVLLNVFPWHHVNVRHTALLPALLTGARLVAHRRFSASRFWEICRAERVTAFNFMGAMLAILDRQPGTDRDHAVRLAYGAPAPAELAARFLDRFGVKALEAYASTELGDVAANTPHDWRPGTAGRVVPEYEVSILDDTGRPLPPGETGQIAVRAQRPDMRFRGYAGDPATTAAVLQDGWFRTGDRGRLDADGFLTFAGRRGDVVRRRGENIATWDVEQVLRALPGVVDAAAIGVESDLTEQELLVVLATDRALDGPAVRDWCRTRLPRHAQPRYVRIARELPRNGSGKVVKALLPSTVDEHTWDAEARSTQ is encoded by the coding sequence GTGAGCGAACTTTCGCCGGACACCCCGGTCGAGCTGCTGACCAGCCGAGCCCGGCAGGATCCGGACCGCGAGCTGGTCCGCTTCGACGACGGCACGCGCCTGCGGATCGGCGACGTCGACGCAGGCTCGCGTGCTGTCGCTTCGCGGCTCGGCGTCGTCCCCGGGGAGCGCGTGCTGACCTGCGTGCGGCCGGGGCGCGCCGCCGTGGAGCTGCTCTTCGGCCTCGCCCGGCGAGGCGCGGTGGAGGTGCCGCTGGCCCTCGACGTCACGCTCCCGGCGGCCGCGGCGATCCGGCACTCGACCAGGGCATCGCTGCTGATCGCCGGCACTTCGGCGCTCGCCGCCAACCCCGCCCTGCTGACCCTGGCCGAGCGGGTCGTCCTCGTCCGCGAGGACGATCCCGGACCGCCGGGGCACCCGTTCCTCGACGAGCTGCCGGTGACCGGAGCCCGGGAGCACCGTCCCGCGCCGGGTGACGTGCTCGTCGTGCTGTCCACTTCGGGCACCACCGGCCGCGCGAAAGCCGCCGAACTCCCGCACTTCGCCGCCGTGCGGCACGCCCGCCGGGTGGCGGCGACCATGGGCTACGGCCCCGGGGACGTCCTGCTCAACGTGTTCCCGTGGCACCACGTCAACGTCCGGCACACCGCGCTCCTGCCCGCGTTGCTGACCGGGGCACGGCTGGTCGCCCACCGCCGGTTCTCCGCGTCCCGGTTCTGGGAGATCTGCCGCGCCGAAAGGGTCACGGCGTTCAACTTCATGGGCGCGATGCTGGCCATCCTGGACCGTCAGCCGGGCACCGACCGCGATCACGCCGTCCGCCTGGCCTACGGCGCCCCGGCCCCCGCCGAGCTGGCCGCGCGGTTCCTCGACCGCTTCGGCGTGAAAGCGCTCGAGGCCTACGCCAGCACCGAACTCGGGGACGTCGCCGCGAACACCCCGCACGACTGGCGGCCGGGCACGGCGGGCCGGGTCGTCCCCGAGTACGAAGTCTCGATCCTCGACGACACCGGCCGGCCCCTTCCGCCCGGCGAGACCGGCCAGATCGCCGTCCGGGCCCAGCGGCCGGACATGCGGTTCCGCGGCTACGCGGGCGACCCCGCCACCACCGCCGCCGTGCTCCAGGACGGCTGGTTCCGCACCGGCGACCGCGGCCGTCTCGACGCCGACGGCTTCCTCACCTTCGCCGGGCGGCGCGGTGACGTCGTCCGGCGGCGCGGGGAGAACATCGCGACCTGGGACGTCGAGCAGGTGCTGCGGGCGCTGCCCGGCGTGGTCGACGCCGCCGCGATCGGGGTCGAGTCGGACCTCACCGAGCAGGAGCTCCTCGTCGTGCTCGCCACCGATCGCGCGCTCGACGGGCCCGCCGTGCGGGACTGGTGCCGCACGCGGCTGCCGCGGCACGCCCAGCCGCGGTACGTGCGGATCGCGCGGGAGCTGCCGCGCAACGGGAGCGGCAAGGTCGTCAAGGCGCTGCTGCCGTCCACTGTGGACGAGCACACGTGGGACGCCGAAGCCCGGTCCACCCAGTGA
- a CDS encoding CaiB/BaiF CoA-transferase family protein: MRVLDLTDELARQGARLLVGLGADVVRVDDDLTGPERIHWHAGKKLAADLDALAREADVILESGPVAKLRGLHADGTSRWPDAVHVVVTPFGLTGPRRDWLGGDLVLASAGGMTWLGGKPGGPPEPPPREQACQLAGAHGAIAALLGVLAGTGQLIDVSAQEAVAATLETGAISWIHAGRFPVRNGGVYEHVAHRIFAAADGYVAGGYSGSERMWTGLRDWLAEEGEAGDLLDERFADQVVRWAERPHVDDVVARFVAKRTAAEVAEEGRARSLPWAEVTPPAELTRNPQLRDRQFFVSVDGIEDAGFPWNAPGLPRPVTLSPLTEGGWTSAPVQRRPARSRALDGVRVLDLTWVLAGPYATKILAEHGADVVKVESKHRHDPTRFSTSMRLRPDAGPDDSGYFLNFNRGKRSVALNLRTPEGQAVLRELAAHCDVVVENFSPGVLAKWGLDYESLRAINPKAILVSMSGVGHTGPWRKAVTFADTLAAMSGLSAETAEPGEKPQGLAFGLGDMVAANAAVLGALDLLIRGEGGHVDLSQLEAMAATMGPAVLGTARSAPHGVYPAAGDDRWVAIAPQDETQWAALRALASDEIDTLAAWTRPQDAEDLTARLQAAGVPAAVVATGRDLVQDEHLAERGFYERLDHPIAGAVLHEGIVARLAATPGALTSPAPLLGQHTDPVLRELLGFDDDRLAALRAAGITE; the protein is encoded by the coding sequence TTGCGTGTACTCGACCTCACCGACGAACTGGCCCGGCAGGGCGCCCGGCTGCTGGTCGGGCTCGGCGCCGACGTCGTGCGCGTCGACGACGACCTGACCGGGCCCGAGCGCATCCACTGGCACGCCGGGAAGAAGCTGGCGGCGGATCTCGACGCGCTGGCCCGGGAAGCCGACGTCATCCTGGAAAGCGGGCCGGTGGCGAAGCTGCGTGGCCTGCACGCCGACGGGACCTCGCGGTGGCCGGACGCCGTCCACGTCGTCGTGACGCCGTTCGGCCTCACCGGCCCGCGCCGCGACTGGCTCGGCGGCGACCTCGTGCTCGCCTCCGCCGGGGGGATGACCTGGCTCGGCGGCAAGCCCGGCGGCCCGCCCGAACCGCCGCCGCGCGAGCAGGCCTGCCAGCTGGCCGGCGCGCACGGCGCGATCGCCGCCCTGCTGGGCGTGCTCGCCGGGACCGGGCAGCTGATCGACGTCTCGGCCCAGGAAGCGGTCGCCGCGACGCTGGAAACGGGCGCGATCTCGTGGATCCACGCCGGCCGGTTCCCGGTCCGCAACGGCGGCGTCTACGAGCACGTCGCCCATCGGATCTTCGCGGCCGCCGACGGGTACGTCGCGGGCGGCTACTCCGGCAGCGAGCGCATGTGGACCGGCCTTCGGGACTGGCTGGCTGAGGAAGGAGAGGCCGGTGACCTCCTGGACGAGCGGTTCGCCGATCAGGTGGTGCGGTGGGCCGAGCGTCCGCACGTCGACGACGTCGTCGCCCGGTTCGTCGCCAAGCGCACCGCGGCCGAGGTCGCCGAGGAGGGCCGCGCCCGTTCTCTGCCGTGGGCCGAGGTGACTCCGCCGGCGGAGCTGACCCGCAACCCGCAGCTGCGCGACCGGCAGTTCTTCGTCTCCGTCGACGGCATCGAGGACGCCGGCTTCCCCTGGAACGCCCCCGGCCTGCCCCGGCCGGTGACGCTGTCCCCGCTCACCGAAGGCGGGTGGACCAGCGCGCCGGTGCAACGGCGACCCGCGCGGAGCCGCGCGCTCGACGGCGTCCGGGTGCTGGACCTGACCTGGGTGCTGGCCGGGCCCTACGCGACCAAGATCCTCGCCGAGCACGGCGCCGACGTCGTCAAGGTCGAGTCGAAGCACCGACACGACCCGACGCGGTTTTCGACGTCCATGCGGCTGCGGCCGGACGCCGGGCCCGACGACTCCGGCTACTTCCTGAACTTCAACCGTGGCAAGCGAAGCGTCGCGCTCAACCTGCGCACGCCCGAAGGGCAGGCGGTCCTGCGGGAACTGGCCGCCCACTGCGACGTCGTCGTGGAGAACTTCAGCCCGGGCGTGCTGGCGAAGTGGGGCTTGGACTACGAGTCGCTGCGCGCGATCAACCCGAAAGCGATCCTGGTGTCGATGTCCGGCGTCGGGCACACCGGGCCGTGGCGGAAGGCCGTCACCTTCGCCGACACGCTCGCCGCGATGTCCGGGCTGTCCGCCGAGACGGCCGAACCGGGCGAAAAGCCACAAGGGCTGGCTTTCGGGCTGGGGGACATGGTGGCCGCCAACGCGGCGGTGCTCGGCGCCCTGGACCTGCTGATCCGCGGCGAAGGCGGGCACGTCGACCTCTCGCAGCTGGAGGCGATGGCGGCCACGATGGGCCCGGCGGTCCTCGGCACCGCGCGTTCCGCGCCGCACGGCGTCTACCCGGCGGCCGGGGACGACCGGTGGGTGGCCATCGCCCCGCAAGACGAAACGCAGTGGGCCGCGCTGCGGGCCTTGGCTTCGGACGAGATCGACACCCTCGCTGCCTGGACCCGGCCGCAGGACGCCGAGGACCTCACCGCCCGGCTGCAGGCCGCCGGGGTCCCCGCGGCCGTCGTGGCGACCGGTCGCGACCTCGTCCAGGACGAGCACTTGGCCGAACGCGGCTTCTACGAGCGCCTCGACCACCCGATCGCGGGCGCGGTGCTGCACGAGGGCATCGTCGCGCGCCTCGCGGCGACCCCGGGCGCGCTCACCTCGCCCGCTCCCCTGCTCGGCCAGCACACCGACCCGGTCCTGCGCGAGCTCCTGGGCTTCGACGACGACCGCCTGGCCGCCCTGCGCGCCGCCGGGATCACCGAATGA
- a CDS encoding NAD(P)/FAD-dependent oxidoreductase, with translation MALDTDILLVGAGPTGLYGAYCAGFRGLRTVVVDGLPQPGGQIAALYPEKEILDVAGLPRVRGRDFVAALLDQAHGHSPEYLLGRQAVALGRAEDGRPEVTLSDGVVVRAGAVILTAGIGTFTPRKLPAGEDYLGRGLSYFVTDLDAHIGHNVLVVGGGDSAVDWALALEPIAKSVTLVHRRSAFRAHAASVTAVTAGGTRIVTDAEVEALTGEETLRLAHVRVRGEDQPQVFEVDSVIAALGFVSNLGPLASWGMELRGRSILVDSRMRTSLDRVYAAGDVTEYEGKVRLMSVGFGEVATAVNNAAVALDPELSLFPGHSTENS, from the coding sequence ATGGCCCTCGACACCGACATCCTGCTGGTCGGCGCCGGACCGACCGGCCTCTACGGCGCCTACTGCGCGGGCTTCCGCGGCCTGCGCACCGTCGTGGTCGACGGGCTGCCCCAGCCGGGCGGGCAGATCGCCGCGCTCTACCCGGAAAAGGAAATCCTCGACGTCGCCGGGTTGCCGCGCGTGCGGGGCCGCGACTTCGTGGCCGCGCTGCTGGACCAGGCTCATGGCCACAGCCCTGAGTACTTGCTGGGCCGCCAAGCCGTCGCGCTGGGCCGCGCCGAGGACGGCCGGCCCGAGGTCACCCTGTCCGACGGCGTGGTCGTGCGCGCCGGCGCGGTGATCCTCACGGCCGGGATCGGCACGTTCACCCCGCGCAAGTTGCCCGCCGGGGAGGACTACCTCGGCCGGGGCCTGAGCTACTTCGTCACCGACCTCGACGCGCACATCGGCCACAACGTGCTCGTCGTGGGTGGCGGCGACAGCGCGGTCGATTGGGCCCTGGCCTTGGAGCCGATCGCGAAGTCCGTCACCCTCGTCCACCGGCGGTCGGCGTTCCGCGCGCACGCGGCGAGCGTCACGGCCGTCACCGCCGGGGGAACGCGGATCGTCACCGACGCCGAAGTGGAAGCGCTTACCGGAGAAGAGACGCTGCGGCTGGCTCACGTCCGCGTGCGGGGCGAAGACCAGCCGCAGGTGTTCGAAGTGGACAGTGTAATCGCCGCGCTGGGCTTCGTGAGCAACCTCGGCCCCCTGGCGTCCTGGGGGATGGAGCTGCGCGGCCGGTCGATCCTGGTCGACTCGCGGATGCGCACCAGCCTCGACCGCGTCTACGCCGCCGGGGACGTGACCGAGTACGAGGGCAAGGTGCGCCTGATGTCCGTCGGCTTCGGCGAAGTCGCCACGGCGGTGAACAACGCCGCGGTCGCCCTCGACCCCGAACTGTCCCTCTTCCCCGGTCACTCGACCGAGAACTCCTGA
- a CDS encoding enoyl-CoA hydratase/isomerase family protein encodes MPVLTTTRDAGVATIRIDRPPANAVDPAMIAEFREVLPPLAEDPDVRCLVITGTGKFFIAGADIAVMRDLSDVNQAKMRGWIEVQRILERAPKPVIAAMNGHALGGGAELALACDLRILSATASFGYPEITLGLFPGAGGSQRLPRLVGPHRAKRLMIEGTRLSAQQALEFGLVDRVVEPGLFDAAVAEEAQLLAAKPTAAIGILKRVVDEGHGLPIEEALLREGKGVAELIRTADAAEGLQAFLDKRPPRFIGH; translated from the coding sequence ATGCCGGTCCTGACCACCACCCGGGACGCCGGGGTAGCGACGATCCGGATCGACCGGCCGCCGGCCAACGCCGTCGATCCGGCCATGATCGCGGAGTTCCGCGAGGTGCTGCCGCCGCTGGCCGAAGACCCGGACGTGCGGTGCCTGGTCATCACCGGCACCGGCAAGTTCTTCATCGCCGGCGCCGACATCGCCGTCATGCGGGACCTGTCCGACGTCAACCAGGCGAAGATGCGCGGCTGGATCGAGGTGCAGCGGATCCTGGAACGGGCCCCGAAACCGGTGATCGCCGCCATGAACGGCCACGCCCTCGGCGGTGGCGCCGAGCTGGCCTTGGCCTGCGACCTGCGGATCCTCTCGGCCACGGCGAGCTTCGGCTACCCGGAGATCACCCTCGGCCTGTTCCCCGGGGCGGGCGGCAGCCAGCGGCTCCCCCGGCTCGTCGGACCGCACCGGGCCAAGCGGCTGATGATCGAGGGCACGCGCCTGTCCGCCCAGCAGGCCCTGGAGTTCGGCTTGGTGGATCGGGTGGTCGAGCCCGGGCTGTTCGACGCCGCGGTCGCCGAGGAGGCCCAGCTGCTCGCGGCCAAGCCGACCGCGGCCATCGGCATCCTCAAACGGGTCGTCGACGAAGGTCACGGCCTGCCGATCGAGGAAGCCTTGCTACGCGAAGGGAAAGGCGTCGCGGAGCTGATCCGCACCGCGGACGCCGCCGAGGGCCTGCAAGCCTTCCTGGACAAGCGCCCGCCCCGGTTCATCGGCCACTGA
- a CDS encoding IclR family transcriptional regulator, with protein METDEDSRPNSVLGKAQLLLGAFESGAYQLGLTDLSRRSGVPKASAYRLAQELVEWGLLERRGDCYQLGLRVFELGQRVPASAVLRAVARPALADLFAATRATIHLAVLDGVHVLFLEKVAGEANIHSHSRIGGRLPAPATATGKVLLATSPDVDEHLARLDEAGLTHLTSRTVSSVDDLRKQLTVVRAKGFALEIEETMPGVGSLAVPVTGADGTVHAAVSTTAPVARLAPKRLLPELRTAAAAIARALDRALLTASEVRNEPFTALQAPPKRAAG; from the coding sequence GTGGAGACCGACGAAGACAGCCGGCCCAATTCGGTGCTCGGCAAGGCACAGCTGCTGCTCGGCGCCTTCGAATCCGGCGCCTACCAGCTGGGGCTCACCGATCTGAGCCGCCGGTCCGGGGTCCCGAAGGCGTCGGCCTACCGGCTGGCTCAGGAACTGGTCGAGTGGGGACTGCTGGAACGCCGCGGCGACTGCTACCAGCTGGGCCTGCGGGTGTTCGAACTCGGCCAGCGGGTGCCGGCGTCGGCGGTGCTGCGCGCGGTCGCCCGGCCCGCGCTGGCGGACCTGTTCGCGGCGACCCGCGCGACGATCCACCTGGCCGTGCTCGACGGCGTCCACGTGCTCTTCCTCGAGAAGGTCGCCGGCGAGGCCAACATCCACTCGCACTCCCGCATCGGCGGCCGGCTGCCCGCCCCGGCCACGGCGACGGGCAAGGTGCTGCTGGCCACCTCCCCCGACGTCGACGAGCACCTCGCCCGGCTCGACGAAGCCGGGCTGACGCACCTGACGTCCCGGACGGTGTCCTCCGTGGACGATCTGCGCAAGCAGCTGACCGTGGTGCGGGCGAAGGGGTTCGCCCTGGAGATCGAGGAAACGATGCCCGGGGTCGGCAGCCTCGCGGTGCCGGTCACCGGCGCGGACGGCACGGTCCACGCGGCGGTGTCGACGACCGCGCCCGTCGCCCGCCTGGCGCCGAAGCGCCTGCTGCCGGAACTGCGCACGGCCGCGGCCGCCATCGCGCGAGCGCTCGACCGCGCCCTGCTCACGGCGTCCGAGGTACGCAACGAGCCGTTCACCGCCCTCCAGGCCCCACCGAAACGGGCCGCGGGCTGA
- a CDS encoding indolepyruvate ferredoxin oxidoreductase subunit alpha, protein MAYVIGANCIDVTDRACLDVCPVDCIYVGERKSYINTNECIECGACEPECPVDAIFVDRKARGDESKTVFVTDSIAFFEQPLPGRDAPLGDPGGAGTIGDLGVDTPMVAQY, encoded by the coding sequence ATGGCCTACGTCATCGGCGCCAACTGCATCGACGTCACCGACCGCGCCTGCCTGGACGTCTGCCCTGTCGACTGCATCTACGTCGGCGAGCGCAAGAGCTACATCAACACCAACGAGTGCATCGAATGCGGCGCGTGCGAGCCGGAGTGCCCGGTGGACGCCATCTTCGTCGACCGCAAAGCGCGTGGCGACGAGAGCAAGACGGTGTTCGTGACGGACTCGATCGCCTTCTTCGAGCAGCCCCTGCCCGGCCGCGACGCGCCCCTCGGCGACCCCGGCGGCGCCGGCACGATCGGCGACCTCGGCGTGGACACCCCGATGGTCGCCCAGTACTGA